A window of Bacteroidales bacterium genomic DNA:
AATAGGAATTTTAACCTTGGGGTCTAATTTGGAAGCTTTTTGAAAATATTCTAAGGCTACATTTGTTTGATTGAGATTAAGATAAGTAATACCGATGTTCACCAATGTTTGTGCATCTTTTGGGTCAATTTCGACCGCTTTTTTCAAAAAAATCAACGATGAGTCGTATTGCAACGACATTCCATAAGCCACACCCAAATCTTTATTAACAGCAGCATTGTTGGGGTTAATAGCTTGTGCTCGCAATAAAAAATATTTAGCCTTGGGCAAATTATTTTTAAATTGCCCGTATAATATTCCTAATTGATAATTCACTTCAAAACGATTGGGATTAATAGTGAAATAATCTTCCCAAACCTTAATTTTGTAATCGACACTATCGGTAGCTCTTAATACCAATTCGGTATTGGAATATGCTAAATTATGCTCGGGATTAAGCGTTAACAACTTACGATATGCCCAAATGGTAGAATCTAAGTTTTTATTATATTCAAAGTAACCATTCCCAAGCAAAAGCAATGCATCGCCATAGTTGGGATAAATTTCGAGCGAATGAGTAAGATATTTAAGAGCCAGTTTTAAATACTCATTGCGTTTAGCCTCGTTTCCGGGTTTGGTAGCCTCTTCTATTAACTTTCCTCCAGCGGAGCAATTGCTTTTGGCACCATTGACCGAAACTTTAACATCGGTTGTAAAAAGTGTAAAATCGTTTTTCCAATCGCTATTACGCGCAATCGTTTTGCCTGCATAAGCAAGCATTACCAAAACAAACAAGGCTATGCGTAATGGTTCTGATTTTATCCATTTAGGCAAAACCTGTACAAAAAAATAAGCAGCTATCAAGCAAAACCCAATCGATGCTACAAAAACAAAGCGTTCGTTCATAAATACCCCAACCGGAAACAAAAAGTTAGAAACCGGAGCTAAACTAATAGCATAGAAAAAAATTGAAAACGATAGGAGCGATTTTTTTTTGAAATTTTTAAGCGCAATCCAAGCTAAAAACAACACTAATAGCAAAGACCCCCACGCATGCCAATGCGTCCATTCGGTAATGGGTATATGGTAGGGGTAATAATCGTATGTAAGCGGATGTGGAAAAAACAAAAGTTTAATATAAATACCCATAGTGTACATAATAGTTGCAAACTTTTGCGATGTATTCATTTCGAGAAAGGAGTCGTTCATCAATTCGGGCATGGTTTTAATACCACCCTGCCCCAATACCGATTGACGTATGGCAAAATAAATAATGGCAGCCGCTATAAGTGGCAAGCTTGTTTGAAAAATTGTTTTAGTTTTGGTATTGGTAAAAAACCATAAAGCAAGCGGAATAGTAACAATAAAAGTTGCAGCAATCTCCTTAGAAAGCATTGCCAGTAAATATGCTATAAAAGCCCACAATAAATTTCTCCATTTATCTTTACCCTCTATGGCCTTTAATACAAAATAAAACGAAACTAAAGCTCCCAGCAACGACATAATTTCGTCTCGTCCTTTAATATTAGCCACAACTTCGGTATGAATAGGGTGAGCCAAATATAATAAGGTTGTTAAAAGAGGTATGTACTGTATCCACGAATTAGCTTTATAACGTTCAGCTAACAACTTCTCTAAAACTAAAAGAAGCATTACACATAGGAATGCAAATAGCAATACATTAATAAAATGACTAACATGAGGATTTAAACCAAAAAACTCAATTTCTAAAGCAAAAGTTACCATCGAAAGTGGGCGATAACGACCTCCAGCAACCAAATCTTTTTTGACTTTAAAAAAACCTGTAAATAACTCATTTTTAAAAATATCAGGAATACCGGCAATACCTTTTTGCGTAAAATCGTTTTGAGTAATAACAATAGCATCGTCTAATGCATAATCGTTAAAAACTGTATTGCCATAATAAACAAAAGTCAATAAAAAAACAATCCAATAAGCATATTTTGTCAAAAATGTTTGATGGGTAGATATTGAATTATGGGCTGGTTGTGATGTTTTTGATAGAGGCACATTTTGTAACTTTTTCTTTTTATTTTTCATGTGTAATTATTTTTTAAATTATATACTAATGTTACATGGAATACGCCATTCGAACAAATAGTGATGTTTGTTTGTGTGTAAATTTCATTTTCGGTTTGTGTGAATTTGTTCTCATGGCTATTTCATAATCATTGATATTTGAGCGTTCAAATTTAATTATTTTAAGATGAAAAATAATAGCAGAAATAAACATAAAAAACATTCTTTGCCAATAGCTTTAATTGATATCTAATTTTTCGTATGCAGAATTCATGCTTTTAAATTCGGGTACAATTTTTTTCATTTTGCCAACCAACTCGTAATTGTCGAATTTTTTTACCAGGTTAATTAATTCGTCTATTTGTTCTTGAATTTCATTGTAAGGAGTTTCTGCAACTTTAGCAATCATAATAAGTGGATGATAGGTAGGCAAAGTATTTTCTTTTTTATTCAACAATTCTTCATAAATTTTCTCGCCAGGTCGCAATCCAGTAAAAACAATTTCAATATCTTTTCCTTCTTGCAAGCCAGCTAATCGAATCATTTTACGTGCTAAATCGACTATTTTTACAGGCTTACCCATATCGAATATAAAAATTTCGTTTCCATTTCCCATTGCTCCAGCCTCTAAGACCAATTGACAAGCTTCGGGTATGGTCATAAAATAGCGTGTTATTTCGGGATGCGTGACTGTAATGGGGCCTCCCATTTCGATTTGTTGTTTAAATCGTGGTATTACAGAGCCATTAGATCCTAAAACATTGCCAAATCGTGTAGTAATAAATTTGGTTTTCGATATTTTTCCAAGTGCTTGACAATACATCTCTGCAATTCGTTTAGAGGCGCCCATCACATTGGTCGGATTTACCGCTTTGTCGGTCGAAATCATAACAAATCGTTCAATTTCATATTGGTGGGCTAAATCGGCTATAATACGTGTTCCTTTTACATTAGTTAAAACAGCCTCAGCAGGATTATTTTCCATCACTGGAACATGCTTATAAGCTGCAGCATGATAAATAACAAGAGGTTTATATCGTTTAATAATATATTCAAGGCGTTCGCGGTTTGTAATGTCGCCAATAATATATTTATAATTTTTAAAGTTAACTTTTTCTTCTAATTCGAGTGTTAGTTCATACATCGGCGATTCTGCTTGATCGTATAATATAATCAACGAAGGCGAAAAGGCAGTAAGCTGAATAACAATTTCTCGACCAATAGAACCGGCCGCACCGGTTACCATTACCACTTTACCAGTTATTTGTTGGCTTATATTTTTCTTATCGAGTTGTATTACTTCACGTTCAAGTAAGTCTTCAATTTTAATTTGTTTTAATTGGTTTAAATTAAGTTCACCATTTATCCATAATTTTATAGGTGGCACCTCTAATACTTTTATTCCCAATTCTATCGCCTGTTCACTAATTTCGCGTTTGGTTTCTTTGGTTAAATGTTCGTCGGCTATAATTAAATGTGTTATTTTTTGTTTTTGTACTACATTTTCAAATTTCGAAAAAGGGTAAATTTTTATTCCATCTAGACGCAAATTTTTATTGTTATTAGAAACATCAAAAAAAGCAAGTACCCGATAGTTTACATTAAAATCGTTATCGAGGCTGCGTTTAACCGATAAAGCAAAATGCTCTTTACCAACTATAGCAACCTGTGAACGAAAACGTTGAGAAGTTGTTAATTCAAAAAAATACGATTTTATAAGTAAACGCAAAAAAACCATTAAAAAAACAGTAGCCAAAAATTCGATAATAATTATTGAAAAAGGAATAATAAAAATCGCTTTAAACCAATAAGTTAACACATTGATAATAATAAAAATGATAGACCCTGCAAACAATACTTTCAATATACGTAAAGAATCTTCAACACCGGTATATCGAACAATTCCGGCGTAGGTCTTAAATAAGTAAAAACTAAAACTTCTCACTAAAATAACAATTGGCAATACATAATAGATATATGGTATCCATTCGTTTTGCGGTATAGAGAAGTTGAATCGTATTAAATATGCTATATGCAAAGCAATAAAACAAATCAAAACATCAACACTAAATATAATCCAACGTGGTGTAGTTTTTCTAAGTAAAATTAAATTATTCTTCATCGATAAAAACATTTAACGGATTAGACGGTAAAAGATGAAGCTGTATTCCTTCGCTCAATAATTTTGCAATAGCTTCTTTTCCTTTTGTTCCAATATTAAGCGAAAATTCATTTACATACAAATCGATGTGTTGTTTTATGACATTTTCAGCCGTTTCTTGAGCATGAGCCTTAATAATTGACATAGATGCATCGGGATTTTGAAAAGCAAAAGTAATACTTTGATATAAAATATGATTTATTGCTTTTTTTATATCTCGAGGAAGATTTCTTTTAATTGCAATAGCCCCCAATGGAAGGGGCAAATGATACGAAGCTTCCCATTGCTCCCCCAAGTCGGCTATTTTTTGCAATCCTTTTCTTTGGTATGTAAAACGTGTTTCGTGAATTATAACGCCGGCATCAATTTCATTCTCCAACAAGGCCTCTTCTATTTCATTAAAAAAGTATTCTTTGGTTGCCTGCTGTGGACGATAAAAAAGTTGTAATAATAAATTGGCAGTTGTATTAAACCCCGGAACCCCTATTTTTACATAAGGTATTTCATCAGGATAAATTTTCTTTTTTGAAATAATGAGTGGACCATTTTTATATCCTAAAGCCGAACCTACTGTTAATAGTTCGTAGTGGTTTAATACTTGTCCAGCAGTAAATACGCTTATTTTAGTAATATCGGTTTCGCTATTTAACGCCCATTGATTAAGAGTTTTGATATCGGCAAAATGAAAATCGAAATGAAGATGCTGGGGATATTGAATACGTTGATTTATCCACGCTTCGAACATAAAAGTATCGTTTGGACAAGGCGATATACTTACCTTAAGCTTCATTTGTTGAAAGTAGAAAATATTTCCAACAAAGTTAGCCATAAATTATGAACTGCTAAAGCAATATTCCATTTTGATTTATCTCGCTCGCCTACCCTATTTGAAACTGCTCTTAAAGCAATTAACGGGATATTTTCGTATTTGCAAACCATGAAATAGGCAGCACTTTCCATTGTTTCAATATCGGCATTATATTTCTGTTGCATCATTTTATTTCGTGAAATATCGCTTGAAACAGTATTAACCGTAATACCGCAGACTTTTGGTATTTTCAAATTCCACTCGTTTTTATGTTCTAAAAATATTGTTTTTTTTTCTAACTCTGCCAAATGAATAAATGTATGCTCTTCTTGAAAACCTAAATCGCCAAAAGTATCGGCAATTACTTGAACTACCTGTCCCACATTTAATTGTTCGTTAAACGCTCCACAAATACCCATATTAATGACTAAATCGTATTTTTTTTGCTGCAATGTTTTGGTTAAGTAATAAATGGTGTTTGCGTTTCCCATTCCAGTAATCAATACATCAAATAAATTTGGGAATAATTGATTAAGTCTATTTTTATATTCAGTATGAATTTCAATATCGGTAGCCAAAGATATTAAAATGCGCGTCATACTACCATCATTTTTCTGTTCTTTGTCTAAGGCACTCAAAAAGCATGACACCAGCAGCAACCGAAACATTTAACGAAGCAATAACACCAACCATTGGAATAAAACACATTTCGTCAGCCGCTTTTAAAATAGAAGGTGAAATGCCTTTCTCTTCGCTACCCATAATAATTGCAAGAGGTAAAGTTAAATCGGATTTAAATAAGGAAAGACTTCCTTTTTCGGTAGCTGCAACTACCTTTAATCCATGATTCCTTAAATTCCTAACAGTGCTTAATAGCGACTTTTCGCGACAAACAGGTACATGTAATAACGCACCTGCCGAAGTTTTAATGGCATCCTCGTTTATTTCGGCCGATCCTTTTTCTTCGACAACAATAGCATGCACTCCTGCCGATATAGCAGAGCGTGCAATAGCACCAAAATTTCTAACATCGGTTACACCATCGAGTATTAAGATTAAAGGTGTCTGCCCCTTATTGAAAGTATCAAATACAATATTTTCTAACGATTGATATTCTATAAGACTTAATTTAGCTAATACGCCCTGATGGTTCTTAGATGCATATGGAAAAAATTTTTCTTCGGGCACAAACTGAATAGGGATATGATGTTGCTGAGCAACATAGATCAATTCTTTAATAAGTGGATTATTTTTTTTTCGGTCTATCCATATTTTATCGATATTTCTACCCGATTCGATAGCTTCTATAACGGTTCTAGCACCGTATATTTGTTGATTTTTAGTTTGCATTATTCGTTTGCTATTGAAAATACCCTTCCATTTCGCCATGTATCTATAGCCTGTAACCATGATATTTTATATCCCTCGTTACGTTCTAAAATAAAATGATTGCTAGTGAAGGGATTTTGTTTCTTAATAAAATTAAATACCAACACTTTAGCACTTTGTGGTGTGCCATATATCCATTGTTCAATATTGGGTGCTTTATAAATGGTAGTAGGAAGTCCAAAAATAATATAAACCATTCCCCTATCGGTTTTCCAACCTTCGGTATAACTTGTAAAATACAAATTCGCAAGCATAGCTCTGGTATAAAAAACTCGGATAAGTTCACGAGCTCGCGATATATTTCCAGTTGCATTGAGCCAAAAACGATCCACCGCTTCTTTTTTATCTGACAATAGATTTAGTTCATTAAACTCTTTTTGCGAGTTCAGCATTCGCAACGGTTGTAAAAGTTCACTCGGACGAACCAACGAAGGGAAATGATTAGCAAAATGAAAGATTGTAGTTCCATTGCCAATAGAATCTCGATAAATATGAAGTATAGTTGGCTTATTTAATACGAAATAACATGTATCGCAAATTAAACTGACGCGGATACTATCGGGAGTAGGCACAAAAAAATCTTTGTTACTTGTCATCTGGTAAGGTGGAGAGCATAATTTATAAGCATTGGGAAACCAAGCAAATTTCCACTCGCGTGGTAAATCCGAACGAAGTATTATTGAAAAAGTATCGCTATCGCATAACCATGGATCAAAATAAGGAATGCCTTGCTTATTTACCAACAAAAAATCGTTAGAATTTATTTTAGCTTTACGTTCAATATGAACATATTGATGAAAATGAGTTGAAAAAACAGGGTCATTGATAAACAAATCGACCATGTAATTCGATGAATCGTTAAGATTAACATCAAACTTTAAAATATAAAAATCTTTATTTTCATTCAAAATAGTTTTGGTAAAGCGCAGTGTATCCACCAATTTTAACCCTTGTGTTGTTTCGTATAATGTGTAATGAACATTTAAATTGCAGCTACTGCTTTCGCCATTGGGCAAAAACATCAAATCTTTAGAAGGTAACTTGCAATAAATAGAAGTGGTATTATTATTAATGTTATGGGCAATAACCTTAGCATGTATGGTTTGGGCATTAGGATTATATAAAAAATTAAGATTTAAGCGACGCGTGTTGGTTGTTTGTAGGGTTGACAAGCAAGAATATAGTCCCCCTAAAGCGACAAAAAAAATCCACAAAATTCTAATTTTTGATATGTTAATTAAAAATTCCCTCATTAAATTCTTTAAGATTACTAACTGTAATAATTTGAATTTTAAATTTGGACAAATTTATACCTTTTAAACCAAACTTAGAAATAATCATTTTTTTAAAACCCATTTTTTCAGCTTCGGCAATACGTTGTTCAATTTTTTGTACGGGTCTAATTTCACCATTTAATCCTATTTCTCCTGCGAAGCATGTTGTACGAGGGATTGCTTTATCGTAAACAGACGATAAAATAGCAAATACAACTGCTAAATCGATGGCTGGGTCAACTACACGGATTCCTCCTACAATATTCAAAAATATATCTTTATTGTACATTTTAACCTGAAGTCGTTTTTCAATAACGGCTAACATTAACGAAAGTCGCTTAAGTTCATAACCATTAGCTAATCGCTGTGGAAAATTATTGGCAGTAGTACTACTTAATGCTTGCACTTCGATCATAATAGGCCGAATGCCTTCGATAGTAGCGGCTATACACGATCCGCTTAAATTTTCGGTAGCTTCTGATATCAACAACTCCGAAGGGTTACTAACTTCTTTTAATCCTTCTTGACGCATTTCAAAAATACCGATTTCACTAGTCGATCCAAATCGATTTTTAATTGAACGCAAGATACGGTATGGATGCCCAGGTTCACCTTCAAAAATAAGCACGGTATCAACCATATGTTCCAAGACTTTCGGTCCAGCAATAGCTCCTTCTTTGTTAATATGTCCAATAATAAAAATAGGAATATTTAATTCTTTAGCTGTATTGATAAGTTTTGCT
This region includes:
- the mqnB gene encoding futalosine hydrolase, translated to MTRILISLATDIEIHTEYKNRLNQLFPNLFDVLITGMGNANTIYYLTKTLQQKKYDLVINMGICGAFNEQLNVGQVVQVIADTFGDLGFQEEHTFIHLAELEKKTIFLEHKNEWNLKIPKVCGITVNTVSSDISRNKMMQQKYNADIETMESAAYFMVCKYENIPLIALRAVSNRVGERDKSKWNIALAVHNLWLTLLEIFSTFNK
- the rlmB gene encoding 23S rRNA (guanosine(2251)-2'-O)-methyltransferase RlmB — translated: MAKWKGIFNSKRIMQTKNQQIYGARTVIEAIESGRNIDKIWIDRKKNNPLIKELIYVAQQHHIPIQFVPEEKFFPYASKNHQGVLAKLSLIEYQSLENIVFDTFNKGQTPLILILDGVTDVRNFGAIARSAISAGVHAIVVEEKGSAEINEDAIKTSAGALLHVPVCREKSLLSTVRNLRNHGLKVVAATEKGSLSLFKSDLTLPLAIIMGSEEKGISPSILKAADEMCFIPMVGVIASLNVSVAAGVMLFECLRQRTEK
- a CDS encoding polysaccharide biosynthesis protein, with product MKNNLILLRKTTPRWIIFSVDVLICFIALHIAYLIRFNFSIPQNEWIPYIYYVLPIVILVRSFSFYLFKTYAGIVRYTGVEDSLRILKVLFAGSIIFIIINVLTYWFKAIFIIPFSIIIIEFLATVFLMVFLRLLIKSYFFELTTSQRFRSQVAIVGKEHFALSVKRSLDNDFNVNYRVLAFFDVSNNNKNLRLDGIKIYPFSKFENVVQKQKITHLIIADEHLTKETKREISEQAIELGIKVLEVPPIKLWINGELNLNQLKQIKIEDLLEREVIQLDKKNISQQITGKVVMVTGAAGSIGREIVIQLTAFSPSLIILYDQAESPMYELTLELEEKVNFKNYKYIIGDITNRERLEYIIKRYKPLVIYHAAAYKHVPVMENNPAEAVLTNVKGTRIIADLAHQYEIERFVMISTDKAVNPTNVMGASKRIAEMYCQALGKISKTKFITTRFGNVLGSNGSVIPRFKQQIEMGGPITVTHPEITRYFMTIPEACQLVLEAGAMGNGNEIFIFDMGKPVKIVDLARKMIRLAGLQEGKDIEIVFTGLRPGEKIYEELLNKKENTLPTYHPLIMIAKVAETPYNEIQEQIDELINLVKKFDNYELVGKMKKIVPEFKSMNSAYEKLDIN
- a CDS encoding GWxTD domain-containing protein — encoded protein: MWIFFVALGGLYSCLSTLQTTNTRRLNLNFLYNPNAQTIHAKVIAHNINNNTTSIYCKLPSKDLMFLPNGESSSCNLNVHYTLYETTQGLKLVDTLRFTKTILNENKDFYILKFDVNLNDSSNYMVDLFINDPVFSTHFHQYVHIERKAKINSNDFLLVNKQGIPYFDPWLCDSDTFSIILRSDLPREWKFAWFPNAYKLCSPPYQMTSNKDFFVPTPDSIRVSLICDTCYFVLNKPTILHIYRDSIGNGTTIFHFANHFPSLVRPSELLQPLRMLNSQKEFNELNLLSDKKEAVDRFWLNATGNISRARELIRVFYTRAMLANLYFTSYTEGWKTDRGMVYIIFGLPTTIYKAPNIEQWIYGTPQSAKVLVFNFIKKQNPFTSNHFILERNEGYKISWLQAIDTWRNGRVFSIANE
- the radA gene encoding DNA repair protein RadA produces the protein MSNKSKLAFFCKECGYESPKWLGKCPSCSAWNSFIEQPILTKVSGQKKQTDVKTPKRLNEIVADDTVRINSKSIELNRVLGGGIVAGSVVLIGGEPGIGKSTLMLQFAMRVKSITSLYVSGEESETQLKLRAQRLGGDGSSCLLLCDTNLENIIAQIHQIKPNIVIIDSIQTIQSENIESFAGSLSQVRECTAKLINTAKELNIPIFIIGHINKEGAIAGPKVLEHMVDTVLIFEGEPGHPYRILRSIKNRFGSTSEIGIFEMRQEGLKEVSNPSELLISEATENLSGSCIAATIEGIRPIMIEVQALSSTTANNFPQRLANGYELKRLSLMLAVIEKRLQVKMYNKDIFLNIVGGIRVVDPAIDLAVVFAILSSVYDKAIPRTTCFAGEIGLNGEIRPVQKIEQRIAEAEKMGFKKMIISKFGLKGINLSKFKIQIITVSNLKEFNEGIFN
- a CDS encoding 1,4-dihydroxy-6-naphthoate synthase, coding for MANFVGNIFYFQQMKLKVSISPCPNDTFMFEAWINQRIQYPQHLHFDFHFADIKTLNQWALNSETDITKISVFTAGQVLNHYELLTVGSALGYKNGPLIISKKKIYPDEIPYVKIGVPGFNTTANLLLQLFYRPQQATKEYFFNEIEEALLENEIDAGVIIHETRFTYQRKGLQKIADLGEQWEASYHLPLPLGAIAIKRNLPRDIKKAINHILYQSITFAFQNPDASMSIIKAHAQETAENVIKQHIDLYVNEFSLNIGTKGKEAIAKLLSEGIQLHLLPSNPLNVFIDEE